GTAAAATGGCTTAAAAATCAGTCCGGAGCCAGGATGGACCTGCACGGACAATCGCCCATCCCCATATGCTAGTTACTACAACGAGTGACGGCTGGAAGGAGGGCGAAGAGTGTGCCGCAATGGCTGTGCAATCAATTAATGCGTGCTTTCATGAAGAAGGACCGCCGGCAAATTCGTCTGCTGAACGATTGCTGGTATTTCTACCGTACGAAACAACGGCCGGATGACGACTCGGCAAACGAGCTTGCAACCGACGACAGGTTTTGAAGGAAAAGCCTTTTGTCTCGAATGCCCATAAAGGATAAGGGTGTTACCTTTGAGCAGTGACTTCGCGTAAGTGGCTGCTTGTAGATAACACCCTTTCTTTATTTTGCCCGACAAGCGGGAAGCTTTTGGAAGGCAAATCAGAAAGCATTCCTTGAAGCTTTGCCGCAGAAAAATCCAGCTTGTTTATCGCTTCCCGGATACTATTAATCAGGCTTGCGCATCGTTAAGCCGACGCGGCCTTTTTTCAGGTCGACGTTCAATACCCAGACCGTCACCGTATCGCCGACCGATACGACGTCCATCGGATGCTTCACGAATTTATTGCTGAGCTGGGAAATATGGACGAGGCCGTCGTTCTTGATTCCGATGTCGACGAATGCCCCGAAATCGATCACATTGCGCACGGTGCCGTGCAGCTCCATACCCGGCTGCAAATCCTCGATGCTCAGAACATCGGTGTGAAAAATCGGGGCCGGCAGCTCCTCCCGCGGATCCCTCCCGGGACGCAGCAGGCTGTCGACAATATCGCGCAGCGTCGGAATGCCGACGCCGAGCTTCGCGGCGACCTCACCGGTGTCCAAAGCCGCAAGAGAGGCTTTGAACGTGTCTGTGCCAAGCTGTTCGAGCTTCAATCCTAGCTCCTTGCAAAGCTTGTCGACGACGCCGTACGATTCCGGGTGTATCGGAGTGCGGTCAAGCAGGTTCGGACTCTCAGGCACACGGATAAAACCGATGCACTGCTCGTAGGTTTTGGCGCCGAGCCTCGGAACGCTTTGCAGCGTTTTCCGGTCGTTGAATTTGCCTTTCTCCTCGCGGTATTTGACAATGTTCCTCGCCGTGGTAGCATTGATGCCCGCCACATAGGACAACAGTGATGGAGAGGCGGTGTTCACGTCTACGCCGACGTGGTTAACCGCCGATTCCACGACTCCCCCCAGCGTTTCTTCCAGCCTCTTCTGGCTGACATCATGCTGGTATTGGCCTACGCCGATCGCTTTGGGCTCGATCTTCACAAGCTCCGCGAGCGGGTCCTGAAGGCGTCTTGCTATCGAGACGGCGCTGCGCTCAGCAACATCCAGCGACGGGAATTCCTCCTGAGCCAGCTTGGAAGCGGAATAGACGCTCGCTCCCGCTTCGTTGACTATTATATATTTCAGCTCACGAGCCTTATCGGACCCGGCACTCTTCCGTTTGGCGATCAGGTCCGCGATAAACTGCTCGGTCTCGCGTGAAGCGGTGCCATTGCCTATGACAATCAGCTCGACCTTGTATTTGTCGATCAGGCCGCCGATCAGCTTCTCCGCTTCGGCTACTTTGTTGTTAGGCGGCGTCGGATACGACACCGCCACCTCAAGAAGCTTGCCGGTCTCATCGATGACTGCGAGCTTGCAGCCTGTACGAAAGGCCGGATCGACCCCGAGTACAACGTTTCCGCGCACCGGCGGCTGCAGCAGCAGGTTGCGCAAGTTCGCCGAGAAAATTTGGATCGCATGCTCCTCAGCCTTTTCGGTCAGCTCGCCGCGCACTTCACGCTCAATGGAAGGCGCGATAAGCCGCTTATAAGCATCCTCTATCGTCTGCAGCAGCATCTCACGGATGGCGGGCGCCGTGCCGCCGCGAATAGTCTGTCGGTCCATATAGTCGCGTATCCGCTCAGAGGCGATATCAAGAGACACTCGCAGCACGTCTTCCCGCTCGCCGCGGTTGATCGCAAGCGTACGATGAGGCGGAAGCCGCTTGACAGGCTCCTGATAGGCATAATACATCTCATAAACCGTTTCCTGCGAAGCATCCTTCGCCTCCGTACGCATCACGCCATTATCGAACGTATACCTGCGTACCCATGCGCGGATCTTCGCGTCGTCGGCGAGCTGCTCGGCGATAATATCCATCGCCCCCTGAAGTGCTTCCTCCGCAGTCGCGACGCCTTTACCCGCATCGACATAGCGCACCGCTTCGCGCAGAGGCTCGCCCAGACGAGGCTGAGAGAGCAGCCAATTGGCGAGCGGTTCGAGGCCCCGTTCCTTCGCCACACTTGCGCGCGTCTTCCGCTTTTGCCGGTAGGGCCTGTACAGATCCTCAACTTCCTGGAGCTTGATGGACGCTATAATGGATTGGCGGAGTTCCTCCGTCAGCTTGCCCTGCTCGCCGATAAGTCTGATAACCTCGCGTTTGCGGTTCTCGAGGTTTCGCATATACTGCAGCTTCTCCTCGATCGACCTGAGCTCGTTCTCGTCCAATTCGCCGGTCATTTCCTTACGGTAACGTGCGATAAAGGGAATCGTATTGCCTTCGTCCAGCAACCCTACCGCTGATTTCACCTTCGTGACAGGCAATCCCAGCTCAGCGGATATCCGCTTTGTGATCCTCTCCTGTTCTGCCGCTTGCTCCTCGGGCGTTAGCTCGATTTTGCCCCCGGATCCGGCTTCTGTATCTTCTTCCTTTAAACGCTGCTTCGTTGTTTCAGCCAATTCAAGCTTCCTCCATCCATAAACGGGATATAACCCCTACGTACAGCCTATGCCGGTACGTAAGGGTTGTTCGCCATTTCAAAAC
This is a stretch of genomic DNA from Paenibacillus sp. sptzw28. It encodes these proteins:
- the cmpA gene encoding cortex morphogenetic protein CmpA — encoded protein: MPQWLCNQLMRAFMKKDRRQIRLLNDCWYFYRTKQRPDDDSANELATDDRF
- a CDS encoding Tex family protein, translating into MELTPEEQAAEQERITKRISAELGLPVTKVKSAVGLLDEGNTIPFIARYRKEMTGELDENELRSIEEKLQYMRNLENRKREVIRLIGEQGKLTEELRQSIIASIKLQEVEDLYRPYRQKRKTRASVAKERGLEPLANWLLSQPRLGEPLREAVRYVDAGKGVATAEEALQGAMDIIAEQLADDAKIRAWVRRYTFDNGVMRTEAKDASQETVYEMYYAYQEPVKRLPPHRTLAINRGEREDVLRVSLDIASERIRDYMDRQTIRGGTAPAIREMLLQTIEDAYKRLIAPSIEREVRGELTEKAEEHAIQIFSANLRNLLLQPPVRGNVVLGVDPAFRTGCKLAVIDETGKLLEVAVSYPTPPNNKVAEAEKLIGGLIDKYKVELIVIGNGTASRETEQFIADLIAKRKSAGSDKARELKYIIVNEAGASVYSASKLAQEEFPSLDVAERSAVSIARRLQDPLAELVKIEPKAIGVGQYQHDVSQKRLEETLGGVVESAVNHVGVDVNTASPSLLSYVAGINATTARNIVKYREEKGKFNDRKTLQSVPRLGAKTYEQCIGFIRVPESPNLLDRTPIHPESYGVVDKLCKELGLKLEQLGTDTFKASLAALDTGEVAAKLGVGIPTLRDIVDSLLRPGRDPREELPAPIFHTDVLSIEDLQPGMELHGTVRNVIDFGAFVDIGIKNDGLVHISQLSNKFVKHPMDVVSVGDTVTVWVLNVDLKKGRVGLTMRKPD